CGGGAACCGCGGGCGCGGTCGCCACGGGGTCGCCGAGCAGGCCGAGGATCGCCTCGAGAACGCGCTCGGTCGCCCGCCCGTCGAGGTGGTCGACGACTTCGTCACGCAACCACGCCGCGTGCCGGAGGGCGTCGTCGCGGGCGGGGCCGCCCCCGAGCACGGCCTCGAGCCGCTCGAGGGTCTCGACCCACGTCGTCGCGGGTTCGCCGCCGCTGAACTCGCGGTAGGGCTGGTACAGCCCGCGCGTCGCCAGGTACGAGGCGAGATCGGGGGCGAAGAACACGCTCGGCACGCCCGCGATGGCGGCGTCGAAGGCGATCGAGCTGTAGTCGGTGACGAGGGCGTCGAGCGCCGGCAGCGCCGGGGTCACATCGGTGAGGGCATCGCGGCCGAGCAGGCGGATGCGCGGCGAGCCCGCGGCGCCCTCCGCATACGAGCCCGCGCCGAGCGGGTGCGAGCGGATGAGCAGGGTCGCGCCCGTGCGGTCGGCCCAGGCGGCGATCTGCGACCACTCCGCGGGGGTCGGGATCGCGGCATCCACCGCCCCGTCGCGCCAGGTGGGGGCGTAGAGCACGACCGGACTGGCATCCGGAAGCGGAGCGCCGCCGGCCGTGACGAGTGCCGCCGATACGAGCGCGCGCGCCGTCGAGCGCCGGGCCTCGGGCGTGCCCGCGAGCAGCACGTCGTCGCGCGGGTCGCCCGTCACGATCACGCGCGAGGCCGGCAGACCGAACGCGGAGCGGATGCGCGCGGCCACGAGCTCGGACGACACGGGGAACAGGGCGATCTGCGCGCCCGCTCGGCGGTAGAGCGCCGCCATGAGCCGACCGACGCCCGGCAGCGAGCCGATGAGGGGCAGACGCAGCGCCGCACCCGTGTCGAGGTGCAGGCGCTTGAGCGGGATGCCGTGCCACAGCTGCACGACGCGCGCGCCGCTCACACCGAAGCGGTTCACGTCGCCGAAGCCGTGCGTCACGACGACGACGCCCGCGCGCAGCGTGGCCCAGAGTCCGCGCGGCCCGCGCTTCGGCAGTGCCCGCAGGCCGCGCGCCCGCGCCGCCGCGAGCTCCGCGCGGTCGGAGGCGAGCCACGTGAGGTGACGCTCGGGCTCGCGCTCGGCGGTCAGCGCGAGCAGGGCCAGCGCACCTTCGCCGAGCCCGATGCCCGAGGCGAAGACCCAGCGGCGGGGGCTGCGCGGCACGAGCACGGCGGCGAGCGCCCCGAGCGCGTAGAGCGGGGCGCGAGCGAGAACGCGCGCGTTGCCGGCGCTGAACGTGAAGCGGGCCATCGCGCCCGATTCTGTCACCTCGCCAACACAATGCGAACAAGTGGGTAACGGTGTGGTGGTTTGGCCGAATGGGCACGGCGCTCGCTGAGAGAATCGTGGGCGTGAAGATCGTCGGGCAGTTCAAGACGGCACGCCGCATCGTGCGCGACCTGCTGCGCTCGCGCCGCAACCGCAACGCGCTCGCCGTGCGGCTCGAGACCGAGACGCCTCCGGCTGCCGGCACGATCGAGATCGCCGTGTACTTCGCCGACACGCGCGTGAACCTGTACCAGATCCGGCAGTGGTACGCGCCCCTCGCCGAGCTCGCGCGCGAGCATCCCGTCGCCATCATCAGCCGCAGCCCCGGAACGATGATGACCCTGCTCGACGAGGCCCCCGTGCCCGCCGTCTACCTGCGCAAGGTCACCGACCTCGAGCGCTTCGTGGCCGAGCAGCCGCTGCGCATCGTGTTCTACGTCAACCAGAACACCAAGAACTTCCAGATGTTCCGCTACGGCCGCATGTGGCACGTGTTCATCAACCACGGCGAGTCCGACAAGATGTACATGACCACCAACCAGTACAAGGCCTACGACTACGCGTTCATCGCGGGCGATGCCGCCCGCGAACGCCTCGCGCGCAAGCTCTGGGACTACGACCTCGATCGCAAGACACTGCAGATCGGGCGTCCGCAGGCCGACCACTTCGCCGGCGAGACGCCCTACACGCCCGACGATCGCACCGTCGTGCTGTACGCGCCCACGTGGGAGGGCGACCGGCCGGCGGCGGCGTACGGCTCGATCGCGAGCCATGGCGAGGCCCTCGTGGATGCCCTGCTCGCGACCGGCCGCCACCGCATCGTCTACCGCCCGCACCCGCGCAGCGGGGTCGTGAGCCGTGAGTACCGCGACGCCAATCGGCGCATCATCGCGGCTCTGGAGCGCGCCAACGCCGCCGACCCCTCAGCCCAGCACGTGCACGACACGGGGTCGGCGCTCGGCTGGCAGCTCGCCGCCGCCGACGTCGCGATCACCGACATCTCGGCGATGGTCTACGACCGGCTCGCGACCGGTCGGCCCCTCATCATCGCGCGGCCGGCGTCGCCCGAGGCCGAGATCGACGACACGGGCTATCTGAGCGCCTGCGAGTGGCTGCGGGCCGAGGAGGCCCCCGATGTCGTGCCGCTCGTCGACCGCGTTCTCACGAGCACCGAGGCGCACAAGACGCTCACGCACTGGGTGACGCGCTACTTCGGCGACACGACTCCGGGGGCGGCGACGGCTCGGTTCCACGCCGCGGTCGACGCGCTCTACGCCGAGTGGGAGCGCGTGGCGGCCATCCACGCGCTCGATCCGATCACGTCGGAGTCGAACCCTTTCGACGACGAAGACGACGAGGACGAGGCTCCTTCGGGGGACTGACGGCATCGAGTTCGGCGGGCCACCGTGCGGGGGCCGGGCCGAAGGCCTGCTGCGCCGTGCGCACGACCTTGCCGCCGATGATGCGGTTGCCCGCGCCGCCGATGACGGCGCCGATGCCGAACGGCACGAGCCGACCGGCCATGCTGCCGCCCTGCTTGACGGCCATGTTCTTGACGAGCTCGTCGCGCAAGCGCTTGTTGAGCAGCCCGACGAGAGCTTTCGGCATGCCGGCCGTGATCGACTCGCCCCAGTACTGCGTGCGGTCGGGCCCCGCTCCCGTGGCCTGCCCGACGAACTGCTGCACGAGGTCTTTGCCCGGCCCGCCGAGCATGAGGGCCATGACGAGGTTGTGGGCGCGCTCTTCGTCGTCGACGACGATGCCGTGAATCTCGGCCACCGACTGCGCGAAGAGGGCGGTCATCTCGAAGAACGCCACGGTCTCGACGCCGATGACGGTGAGTCCGACGGCGGTGCCGACGCCGGGGATGAGCGCGGCCGCGCCGCTGCCCGCGCCCGTGAGCGTGACACTGTTGAGAAACCGCCGCTCGAGGATCATGATGACCTGCTCGGGCGTCGCCGCGGGGTACTGCCGCCGGATCGAGCGGATGTGCAGCAGCACCGCGGGCCGCTGCGCCGACATGGCCGCGCGCAAGCCGCGCACGAGGAGCGGGTCGACGGCGGGGGCGGCGACCGGCTGCGGCGCGGTCTCGAGCGCATCATCGATCGGGATGCCCCGCAGCGGTTCGCGCGCGCCAGCAGGCTCGTTCTCGCTCGGGATGAGGGTCACCGCGGTCCTCCTGATGTCGCTTCCAGTCTACGAGCAGCCGCTGGGCGGTGATCGGGTGCGGCAGTCGGGTGCGGATCAGACCGCGGTGCTGCCGTAGTCGCGGTTGTAGGCCGCGAGCACCTTGCCGATCGAGGCATCGAGCACCAGGCTGCCCTTGTCGAGGTAGAGCCCGCGCGTGCAGAAGCGCTTGAGGTCGCGTTCGTTGTGCGAGACGAAGAACAGCGTGCGACCGCCCGCGAGCAGTTCGTCGATGCGCTGGTAGCACTTGTCGCGGAACGCCTTGTCACCCACGGCGAGCACCTCGTCGACGAGCAGAATCGGCTCTTCGAGGCGCGAGATGACCGAGAACGCGAGTCGCACCTTCATGCCGCTCGAGAGGTGCTTGTAGGGCGTGCCGACGAAGTCGCGCAGCTCGGCGAAATCGATGATCTCGTCGTAGCGCGCGTCGATCTCGGCCTTCGTCATGCCGTGGAGCCCGGCCGTGAGGTACAGGTTCTCGCGCACCGTGAGATCGTCGACGAATCCGCCCGTGATCTCGATGAGCGGGGCGACCCCGCCGTGCACCTCGACCGTGCCTTCGTCGGGCAGCATGACCCCCGCGACGAGCTTGAGCAGGGTCGACTTCCCCTGGCCGTTGCGGCCGACGACGCCGATCGCCTCGCCCGCGCGCACCTCGACATCGACGCCGCGCAGCGCCCAGAACTCGTCGGGGCGCGAGCGGCGCTTCGAGCCCGCGAAGAGGTCTTTGAACGAGCGGCGGCCGCGTCGATTGCGGCGGAACCGGATGCCGGCGCCCGCGACCCGGATGACCGTCTCGGCCTCCATCAGACCTCCTTCAGCACGGCGGGCACCATGCGCCGGAACACGAGCATGCCGACGCCGAGGATGACGAGGCTCATGGCGGCCGCGATGAGCACGGCTCGAGCATCCAATTGATCGGGGAAGAAGCTCGCCCGGTACAGCGAGATGATGCCGGCGAGCGGGTTGAACGACGCCCACAGGTCGAGCCCGTCGGGCAGGTCGCCGAGCCCGTAGATGATGGGCGATGCATAGAACAGGAAGCGCAGGATGAGCTTCACGGCGCGCTCGAGGTCGCGGAAGAAGACGACCAACGGCGCGATGATGAGCCCGAGACCCACTGTCAGCACGGCCTGCAGGGCGATCGCGAGGGGCAGCCAGAGCACGCCCGCGGTGAGTGGTGCCCCGAAGATGATGGCGAACACCGCGATGACGGGCAGCGCCGCGATGAACTCGATGCCCTTCGAGAGCACGATGCGGTTCACCCAGACGGTGCGGGGGATGCGCGTGGAGCGCACGAGCTTCGCGTCTTTGATGAACGCCCGCGTCGCGTCGCCGACGGCGCCGTTGAACCACATCCACGGCAGCAGGCCCGCGAGCAGGAACACGATGTACGGCTCGTTGCCGATCGCGCGGTCGACGATCTGCGTGAAGACGAACCAGTAGATGACCGCCATGACGAGCGGGTCGAGCACCGACCAGAGGTAGCCGAGCACCGACGTCGAGTAGCGGACCTTGAGGTCGCGGCTCGTCAGCAGCCAGAGCGACTGGCGGTACACCTGCGCGGGGGTGCGCGCGGGGCGCGGCGGCAGGGCGGAGGTCACGAACGACAACGCTAGCGCCACGCGCGCCGCTCTGCCCGCGAATCAGGGCTCACGGCGTGCGCGAGCCGACGGCTCAGACGTGCAGGTTGGCGCGCTCGAGGTCTTCGGCGAAGTCGATCTCGACGGCGTAGAGGTCGCTGATGTCGACGGGCTCGACGGTGATGCCGTCGTGCTCGATCGCGAGCTCGATGCCGCGCTCGAAGTAGTCCTGGTCGGCGCAGCGTGCGAGGTGGTGCATGAGCACGGCCTTGTCGCGGCTCGAGATGTAGTTGATGCCGACGGCCTCGCCGAGCCCCTCGGCGACGGTCTTCGACAGCTTCTGGATGAAGCCCTCGGCGTCGACGGTGTACTTGACCTCTTCGTCGCTGACCGTCGAGGTGTTGACGCTCACGAACGAGCGGTCGGCGTGCACGAGGCTCGCGACCCGCACGAGAACCTGCGGGTCGAAGACGACGTCGCCGTTCATCCAGAGCACACCGTGCTTGCCGGTGGCTTTGAGGGCGCGCAGCAGGCTCTTCGAGGTGTTGGTCTGGTCGTACTGCTCGTTATAGACGTACTCGACCTCGGGGAACGCGTCGATGATGTGCTCGAGCTTGTAGCCCACGACGGTCGTGATGGTCACGTCGGTGCCGAACGCGGCGGCGATGTTGTCGTGCTGCTGGCGCATGATGGTGCGCCCGTCGCTGAGTTCGGTCAGCGGCTTCGGCAGCTCGCGGCCGAGACGGCTGCCCATGCCTGCGGCGAGAATGACGACCTGAGTGGTCATGTGATGGCTCCTGATGTGTCGGATGAAGGTCAGAGGGACACATCGTTGTGCTCTCCCAGGGTACCCGGGAGGTTTCCGCGCCGTCATCCGCTGTTCACCCATTGTTTCCGAACTGTGACCCGGGCGCCAGGCCTTCCGCGCGCGGGTCGAGGGGTGCTCACGAGGGTTGGTAGCGTGGACGTCGTGGAATCCTCGTCAGCGTCTCCGAAGCGAACGGGGAAGCCCGTCCGGCCAGCGCGGCCGTCGAAGCCGGGGGCCCGGTCCACGGCCAAGCCCGCCGTGCCGCGGCCGAAGCCGCTCGCGCCCGTGGTGCTCGAGGTCTCGGGGTTGCGCAAGCGGTTCGGTACCTCCACCGCCGTCGATGACGTGAGCTTGACCGTGCGTCGTGGCTCGATCTTCGGCTTCGTCGGGCCGAACGGCGCGGGCAAGACCACGACGCTCTCGATGGTGACGGGGCTGCTGCGACCGGATGCGGGCACCGTGGTCGTCGGTGGCACCGACGTCTGGGCGGCACCCACGACCGCGAAACGCAAGATCGGCGTTCTGCCCGACCGCATGCGGCTGTTCGACCGGCTCACGGGAGCCCAGATGCTCTACTACGCCGCCGTGCTGCACGGGCTCGACCGTTCCGCCGCACGGTCGCGCAGTGACGACCTGGCGCTCGCGCTCGGCCTCGACGGCTCGCTCGACCGCCCGGTACGCGACTACTCCGTGGGCATGGTGAAGAAGATCTCCCTCGCCGCCGCGCTCATCCACTCACCCTCGGTGCTCGTGCTCGACGAGCCCTTCGAGTCGGTCGACCCGGTCTCGACCGCGCAGGCCGTCGACCTCCTGCAGCGCTTCGCCGCCGCGGGCGGCACGGTCGTGCTCTCGAGCCACAACATGGATCTGGTCGAGCGCGTGTGCGACAGCGTCGCCGTCATCGTCGAAGGGCGCATCCTCGCCGCGGGCACCCTCGACGAGGTGCGCGCGGGCGAGAGCCTGGAGGAGCGCTTCGTCGAGCTCGCGGGCGGACGCGTCGCGGTGGAGGGCCTGGAGTGGTTGACCACGTTCTCCGACTGAAGCTCGCTCTGCTCGGGTCGGCGTTCCGTCCCGGAGCGACGCTCGCGCGCACGCTCGCAGTCGTGGTGCTCGGGCTCGCGATCGGTGCGGCGGTCATCCTGCTCGCCCTCGAGGTCGACGTGCGCCTCGCGAGCCACCGCGCGGGCCTCGTGATCGTCGCGAGCGCGCTCTCGGTCGCGATCGCCGTTGCCCCGCTCAGCGCGGGCCTCGGATCGGCCCTCGAGCCCCGCCGGTTCGCCTCGTACCCGATCGAGCCCCGCCGGCTCGCGGTCACCCTCGCGGCGGCGGCGGCCGTCGGCCTGCCGGGCGTGCTCGCGGCCGTCCTCGGAGTGGGTCTCGAACTCGCCTGGGCGGGCACCGGCACGGCCGGTGCGGCAATCGTCGCGGGCGTGCTCGCGGCTGCCGCGATCATCCTCATGACGCAGTACCTCGTCGCGATCGGCGCCCAGCTCGCGGTGTCGCCCGCGGCGCGGCGCCTCGTCACGGCCATCGCGCGCACCGTGATCGTCATCGCGATCGCCGCGGCGGCCACGACCGTGCTCGTCGTGCGCGGCGGCGGCGATGACGACGCGCTCATCGCGGTCGCGCGAACGCTCGGCAACACCCCGGTCGGCATGCTCTGGGCGGCGCCCGCGAGCGACACGGGCCCCCTGCTCGCCCGCCTGCTGGGCGGCGCCATCATGCTCGCGGTGCTCGCCCTCGGCTGGGGCTGGGTCGTCGCGCGACTGCTCGAGGCGCCGCAGCGCACGCGCGAATCGGCCTCGCTCTCGGGTCTCGGCTGGTTCGACCTCGTTCCCGCGACGCCGGCGGGAGTCATCGCGGCGCGCAGCCTGCTCTACTGGACGCGCGACTCGCGGTACCGTGCGGTGATCCTCGCTCTGCCCGTCGCACCCGTGGTCATGATGCTGGCCTTCGCCGTGGCCGGGGCGCCGCTGCCGCCGCTGTGGCTCGTGCCCCTACCCGTGCTCGCGCTCTTCCTTGGCTGGTTCAGCCACAACGACGTCGCCTACGACCACACCGCCGTCTGGATGCACGTGGCCGCCCCCGTGCCCGGGGCCGCCGACCGCTGGGGCCGCTGCGTCCCTCCGCTCGTGCTCGGCGTGCCGATCGTGCTCGTCCTCTCGCCGCTCTTCGCACTGTGGTCGGGGGTCGACGGCGTGCTGCCCGCGCTCCTCGGCATCAGCATCGGCCTGCTGCTCACCGGGCTCGGGGTTTCGAGCGTCAGCTCGGTCATCGGCGCGTACCCCGCCGCGCGTCCGGGGGCCGGGCCCTTCGACCAGCCGCCGACGCTGGGCGCGCGCGCCGGGTGGTCGCAGTCGCTCGCGCTGCTCGCGATCCTCGCGTTCATGGCCCCGTCCGTGCTCGTGGCCGGCTGGGGCTTCGCTGATCCCTCCTGGTTCGCCGTCGCCGGCCTCGCCGGTGCGGCGACGGGGCTCGGGATGCTGCTGCTGGGCATCGTCGTCGGCGGGCGGGCGTTCCGGCGCCGGGCGCCCGAGCTGCTCGATCTCGTGATGCGCACCTAGCAGCGCCGCGCGGCGCGGCGGGCGGATCGCCCGGCGCGAGCATCCGGCCCCGTCGTAGACTGAGGGCATGGCGACACTGGACGAACCGGGCGGAGCAGGCCAGGGCGGCGGCACCGATGTGCTCGACCGCGAGCTCGAGAAGCTGCTGAACGAGGAGCAGCTGGAGGACGGCGACCACGAGCGCTTCTCGCACTACGTGCCCAAGAACAAGATCATCGAGTCGGCGCTGACCGGCAAGCCCGTGCGGGCTCTGTGCGGCAAGAAGTGGACGCCGGGGCGCGACCCCGAGAAGTTCCCCATCTGCCCCGACTGCCAGAAGATCTACGAGAAGATGCGCGACGAGTAGGTGGCCGACCGCACCTGGAGCCTCGGCGGCGCCCTCAAGGGCCTCTTCACGAACCCGACGATCGACGACGACACGTGGGACGACCTCGAGTCCGCGTTGATCGGCGCCGACTTCGGGCCCGACCTGGCCGACGAGATCCTCGACGAGCTGCGCGCGAACGTCGCGAAGTACAAGACCACCGATCCGCGCGATCTCAAGCGCATGCTGCGCGAGGCCCTTGAAGAGCGTCTCGCCGCGCACGACCCGACGCTGACGCTCAGCAACCGCCCTGCGGTCGTTCTCGTGGTCGGGGTCAACGGTGTGGGCAAGACCACGACGATCGGCAAGTTCGCGAAATTCCTGACCGGATACGGGCGCACGGTCGTCGTCGGCGCGGCCGACACGTTCCGGGCGGCGGCGGTCGACCAGCTCGCGACCTGGGCCGAGCGCGCGGGAGCGCAGGTCGTGCGGCCGCAGCACGCGGGGCAGGACCCGGCGAGCGTCGCCTATCAGACGGTGCAGTTCGCGATCGACAACGGTGTCGAGATCGCGATCATCGACACGGCTGGCCGGCTGCAGACCAAGGCGGGCCTCATGGATGAACTGGGCAAGGTCACCCGCGTCATCGAGAAGCTCGCGCCGATCGCCGAGGTGCTGCTCGTGCTCGACGGTACGACCGGACAGAACGGCCTCGCGCAGGCCGAGGCGTTCATCGAGAGCGCGGGGGTGACGGGGCTCGTCGTCACGAAGCTCGACGGCTCGGCCAAGGGCGGCTTCGTGCTGCGTGTGCAGCAGCAGACGGGCATCCCGATCAAGCTCATCGGTCAGGGGGAGGGCATCGGCGACCTGACGGGCTTCACGCCCCACGTCTTCGCCGCGAGCCTGGTGCCTTAGCGCTCGAGCGCGGCGTGCTCGGCCGAGAGCATGAGGTACGTCTCGGCGTTGCGCCGGATGCCCGCCACCTCGTCGTCGGTCAGCTCGCGCCGCACCTTCGCGGGCACGCCTGCCACAAGCGACCGCGGCGGCACGAACGTGCCCTCGAGCACGACGGCGCCGGCGGCGACGAGCGACTCGCGCCCGATGACCGCGCCGTTGAGCACCGTGGCACTCATGCCGATGAGGCAGTCGTCCTCGATCGTGCAGCCGTGCAGCATCGCGTTGTGGCCGACGCTCACGCCGCGGCCGACGATCGTCGGCTTGCCGGGGTCGCCGTGCACGGTCACGTTGTCCTGCAGGTTCGAGCCCTCGCCGAGTTCGATGGCGTCGCGATCGGCGCGCAGCACGGCACCGTAGAACACCGAGGCGCGCGGGTGGATGCGCACCTGGCCGATGAGCGTCGCGGTCGGGGCGACCCACGCCGTGGCATCCACCTGGGGGTCGTGACCGAAGATCGCGCGTCGCATGGTGCCTCCTGAGGGTCGGTGCCCACAGTCAACCAGAGCCCGCCGCCTAGAATGGGGCCACTATGGCGACTTTCGGCACTCTCTCCGACCGGCTCACCGCGACCTTCACGGCGCTGCGCACGAAGGGCAAGCTCAGCCCCGCCGATGTCGACGGCACGGTGCGCGAGATCCGCCGCGCGCTGCTCGACGCCGACGTGGCCCTGCCGGTCGTCAAGGACTTCACTGCGGCGGTGCGCGAGCGGGCGCTCGGCGACGAGGTCAACAAGGCGCTCAACCCGGCGCAGCAGGTCGTGCAGATCGTCAACGACGAGCTCATCGCCATTCTGGGCGGTCAGCAGCGTCGACTCGAGTTCGCGAAGAACCCGCCGACGGTCATCATGCTCGCGGGCCTCCAGGGTGCCGGCAAGACGACGCTCGCCGGCAAGCTCGCGAAGTGGCTGAAGGCGGATGGCCACACGCCGTTGCTCGTCGCGGCCGACCTGCAGCGACCCAACGCCGTGCAGCAGCTGCAGGTGGTGGCCGAGCAGGCCGGGGTCGCGGTGTTCGCGCCCGAGCCCGGCAACGGTGTCGGCAACCCCGTCAGGGTCGCGACCGACGCGCTGAAGCACGCGAAGACCTCGCTGCACGACGTCGTCATCGTCGACACGGCGGGCCGACTCGGCGTCGATGCCGAGCTCATGAAGCAGGCCGCCGACATCCGCAAGGCTGTCGACCCCGACGAGGTGCTCTTCGTCATCGACGCGATGATCGGTCAAGACGCGGTCACGACCGCGAAGGCCTTCCAAGACGGCGTCGACTTCACGGGCGTCGTGCTGTCGAAGCTGGATGGCGACGCGCGCGGCGGTGCCGCGCTCAGCGTCGCGAGCATCACGGGCCGACCGATCATGTTCGCCTCGACGGGCGAGGGCCTCGACGACTTCGAGCCCTTCTACCCCGACCGCATGGCGAGCCGCATTCTCGACCTCGGCGACATCCTGACCCTCATCGAGCAGGCCCAGAAGGCCTTCGATGAAGAAGACGCGCGCAAGACGGCCGAGAAGTTCGCGACCGACAGCTTCACGCTCGAAGACTTCCTCGCTCAGATGCAGCAGCTCAAGAACATGGGCTCGATCAAGGGCATGCTGGGCATGCTGCCGGGCGCGCGCGGCATGCGCGAGCAGCTCGACAACTTCGACGAGCGCGAGCTCGTGCGCACCGAGGCGATCATCCAGTCGATGACGCCCGCCGAGCGACGCGTGCCCAAGCTGCTCAACGGCTCACGTCGCCTGCGCATCGCCCGCGGGTCGGGCACGACCGTCACCGAGGTCAACTCGCTCGTCACACGCTTCGAGCAGGCGGCGAAGATGATGAAGACCGTCGCGAAGGGCGGCATGCCGCAGATTCCCGGCATGGGCCCGATGCCCGGCATGGGCGGCGGCGGGGGAGCGGCGACGGCCCGCAAGGCCGCGGCGAAGAAGAAGGGCAAGGGCGCGTCGAAGTCGGGCAACCCGGCGAAGCGCGCGGCCGAGGAAGCCGCTCGCGCGCAAGGGCTCAAGCCCGGTACGGCGGCGGGCGCATCCGGAGCCGGATTCGGACTCGGCGGGGGCGCACCCGCTGGCGCGCAGCCGAGCGCGGAGGATCTCGCGACCATCCAGAAGCTGCTCGGCCGCTGAGGGTCGAGCGGCCCGGGCGCGCGACGTAGGGTGATGCCATGAGCTCGCCCGACGCCGTGCCCGCACCCGCTCTGACCGCTGTCGACACCGCCGCCGCCGTGCGCGCCGGCACCACGACCGCCGTCGCCGAGACTCGCGCCGCGCTCGCCCGCATCGCCGCGCTCGACCCCGCCCTCGGGGCCTTCCAGGTGGTGCGCGCTGAGCAGGCGCTGGCCGAGGCCGCCGACGTGGATGCGCGGGTCGCCGCGGGCGAGGCGCTGCCGCTCGCGGGCGTGCCGATCGCCATCAAGGACAACATCCCCGTCGCCGGCGAGCCGATGCGCGAGGGCAGCGCGGCCACGAGCGCGGAGCCCCGACCCGCCGACCACGAGGTCGTCGTCCGCCTGCGGGCCGCGGGAGCCATCGTCGTCGGCATCACGCGCGTGCCCGAGCTCTGCGTGTTCGGCACGACCGACTCGGTCTACGGAACCACCCGCAACCCGCACAACCCCGAGCGCACCTCGGGCGGCTCGTCGGGCGGATCGGCCGCCGCGGTGGCGAGCGGCATGGTCGCCGTCGCGCACGCCGCCGACGGCATGGGATCCATCCGCATCCCCGCCGCCAACTGCGGGCTCGTCGGCCTCAAGCCCGGCTCGGGCCT
The sequence above is a segment of the Microcella humidisoli genome. Coding sequences within it:
- the ffh gene encoding signal recognition particle protein, with translation MATFGTLSDRLTATFTALRTKGKLSPADVDGTVREIRRALLDADVALPVVKDFTAAVRERALGDEVNKALNPAQQVVQIVNDELIAILGGQQRRLEFAKNPPTVIMLAGLQGAGKTTLAGKLAKWLKADGHTPLLVAADLQRPNAVQQLQVVAEQAGVAVFAPEPGNGVGNPVRVATDALKHAKTSLHDVVIVDTAGRLGVDAELMKQAADIRKAVDPDEVLFVIDAMIGQDAVTTAKAFQDGVDFTGVVLSKLDGDARGGAALSVASITGRPIMFASTGEGLDDFEPFYPDRMASRILDLGDILTLIEQAQKAFDEEDARKTAEKFATDSFTLEDFLAQMQQLKNMGSIKGMLGMLPGARGMREQLDNFDERELVRTEAIIQSMTPAERRVPKLLNGSRRLRIARGSGTTVTEVNSLVTRFEQAAKMMKTVAKGGMPQIPGMGPMPGMGGGGGAATARKAAAKKKGKGASKSGNPAKRAAEEAARAQGLKPGTAAGASGAGFGLGGGAPAGAQPSAEDLATIQKLLGR